One segment of Candidatus Cloacimonadota bacterium DNA contains the following:
- the dnaQ gene encoding DNA polymerase III subunit epsilon codes for MRQLFLDTETTGLSALNGDRIIEIACVEMVNRKLTNQNLHFYVNPERDSEEGALRIHGISNEFLRDKPKFAEIANDLLTYCEGAEIFIHNAPFDLGFLNKELSIIGKPEFKSVVHSITDTLVMAKEMFPGKRNSLDALCDRLGVDNSNRSLHGALLDAELLSQVYVHLTRGQDALLTNHEPNHEKKGHLVVTNLECFQLDVLLANEIENSAHEETLLQIDKASQNKTLWRKLVN; via the coding sequence ATGAGACAACTTTTTTTAGACACTGAAACCACTGGTTTGTCCGCCTTGAATGGTGATCGCATCATCGAAATTGCATGCGTTGAAATGGTTAATCGCAAATTAACCAACCAAAACTTGCACTTCTATGTCAACCCTGAACGCGACAGTGAAGAGGGTGCATTGCGCATACACGGCATCAGCAATGAGTTTTTACGCGACAAACCTAAATTTGCCGAAATTGCAAATGATTTGTTGACCTATTGCGAGGGAGCAGAGATTTTCATTCACAACGCCCCTTTTGACTTAGGATTTTTAAATAAGGAATTATCTATCATTGGCAAACCTGAATTTAAAAGCGTTGTCCATTCAATCACAGACACTTTGGTCATGGCCAAAGAAATGTTTCCCGGAAAACGCAACTCCCTTGATGCGCTGTGTGACAGACTGGGGGTAGACAATTCAAATCGCAGCTTGCATGGAGCTTTGCTTGATGCCGAATTGTTGTCGCAAGTCTATGTACACCTCACGCGCGGGCAAGATGCTTTGCTAACCAATCACGAGCCGAATCATGAGAAAAAAGGTCACCTGGTTGTGACCAATTTAGAATGCTTTCAGTTGGATGTGCTGTTGGCTAATGAGATTGAAAATTCCGCTCACGAAGAAACGCTTCTTCAAATTGATAAAGCCAGCCAAAACAAAACGCTTTGGCGTAAGCTGGTCAATTAA